In Halolamina litorea, the genomic window CACGCTCGGGGCCGCCGAGCCGTTGCTCGCCTCCATCCCGGACGACGCACCGATCAGCACCGAGATCCTCGACGGCGGCACGGTGACCTACGCCGACCCGTCGCTCCCCGAGGCCGCGCTCACGGAGGTGCTCTCCCGGCTACCCGAGGCCGAGACGCTCCGCGGGTTCGCGCCGGTCGTGAAGACAAACTACGCCTCGATGCTGGAGGACGCCGTCTTCGACGAGGGGCTGTCGGTCGAAATCATCGTGACGGCGGCCACACTCGACTCCCTCAAGCGGAGTACGGCCGCCCGCGCGGGCGTCGCCGATTTCTTCGCCGCCGACAACGTCGAGGTGTTCGTGACCGACGAGGAACTGCCCTACGCGCTCTGGCTGCTGAACGGGCCGTCGATGGAACACGCCGGCATCACCGTCCACGAGGGCGGCGCCGTGGTCGGCGTCCTGAGCAACGACCGCCCCGAGGCCGTCGCCAACTACCACGAGCAGTACGAGTCGATCCGCGAACGGGCGACCACCCTCGATACCGACGCGCTCACCGGGTAACCGACCCTCGCTTCCGCGGCCGTCGGCGTCTCCTCTTCCGACGCGTCGGATGCTCTCACCTACCGGCAGTTCTCTCCCGATCCGTGGTGCGTGTCGGTGCCGCTGTGGTCGCCGTGGTGCGACCAGCCCCCGCCGTGGTGCGTTTCGTTCCCACCGCTCCCGTGGCCGTGACAGCAGTCACAGTCCCCGCGCGGGCGCAGTTCCACGTCCGTGCCGGAACGCTCGACGTTGGGGACGAGCAC contains:
- a CDS encoding helix-turn-helix transcriptional regulator, producing MNSDGVDGKRVRDVLRKRGDVLAALSAGRLDKRGLVDTVGVSRSTVDRAIADLTEAGLVRQVGGRFEPTHAGQLALETHNGYREVTDTLGAAEPLLASIPDDAPISTEILDGGTVTYADPSLPEAALTEVLSRLPEAETLRGFAPVVKTNYASMLEDAVFDEGLSVEIIVTAATLDSLKRSTAARAGVADFFAADNVEVFVTDEELPYALWLLNGPSMEHAGITVHEGGAVVGVLSNDRPEAVANYHEQYESIRERATTLDTDALTG